The following proteins come from a genomic window of Anaerobutyricum hallii:
- a CDS encoding glycoside hydrolase family 25 protein, whose protein sequence is MMKNKMFTRVLGMTCALIMAVTAIVPVCAKESGDQANSFRYENGQAAMQASTFADVYPNAWKKIAGKYRSSNGSIIQGAIARGIDVSHNQGVIDWQKVKADGVDFAIIRCGYGANQREQDDRQWLDNVLECEKYGIPYGAYLYSYADTVAKAKSEAAHVLRLVRGHKITYPIYYDLEDNYILSHTNAKQRQKIIQTFTSIIKKAGYSVGVFAPKSWFEKELPEASFNQCEKWVAHWSTKCTYQGSYQMWQATNRGTVNGINGAVDINFLMLPAAKITVKAAKKKVKVFWNQKGNRIKVQVFCSTKKNKGYKKIATVNSMKGKAVIKKKLKSKKKYYFKIRTLKSVNGRIYYSDYSKPKKIKG, encoded by the coding sequence ATGATGAAGAATAAGATGTTTACAAGAGTACTTGGAATGACGTGTGCTCTTATTATGGCAGTAACTGCGATAGTACCTGTTTGTGCAAAAGAAAGCGGAGATCAGGCGAATAGTTTCCGTTATGAGAATGGACAAGCTGCAATGCAGGCATCAACATTTGCAGATGTTTATCCGAATGCATGGAAGAAGATTGCAGGAAAGTATCGAAGTAGTAATGGTTCGATTATTCAGGGAGCAATAGCAAGAGGAATTGATGTCAGTCATAATCAGGGAGTGATCGACTGGCAGAAGGTAAAGGCAGATGGTGTGGATTTTGCAATTATCCGCTGCGGCTATGGTGCGAATCAGAGGGAACAGGATGACAGACAGTGGCTCGATAATGTTTTAGAATGTGAGAAATATGGTATTCCTTATGGGGCATATTTATATTCTTATGCAGATACTGTAGCAAAAGCAAAGAGCGAGGCAGCACATGTTCTTCGTCTGGTAAGAGGGCATAAGATTACCTATCCGATTTACTATGATCTTGAAGATAATTATATTTTAAGCCATACGAATGCAAAGCAGCGCCAGAAGATTATACAGACTTTTACGAGTATTATTAAGAAAGCAGGGTATTCTGTTGGTGTATTTGCACCGAAAAGCTGGTTTGAAAAAGAACTCCCGGAAGCTTCTTTTAACCAATGTGAGAAATGGGTGGCACATTGGAGTACAAAGTGTACCTATCAGGGAAGTTATCAGATGTGGCAGGCGACGAATAGAGGAACGGTAAATGGAATTAACGGAGCTGTAGATATTAATTTTCTTATGCTTCCTGCGGCAAAGATTACTGTAAAAGCGGCAAAGAAGAAGGTAAAAGTTTTCTGGAATCAGAAGGGGAATAGAATAAAGGTTCAGGTTTTCTGTTCTACAAAGAAAAACAAAGGGTATAAAAAAATAGCAACTGTGAATTCCATGAAAGGAAAAGCAGTCATAAAGAAAAAATTAAAATCTAAAAAGAAATATTATTTTAAGATTCGAACATTAAAATCTGTAAATGGACGCATTTATTATAGTGATTATTCGAAACCAAAAAAAATTAAAGGATAG
- a CDS encoding DUF975 family protein, whose product MRLGSGTYKEIALDALKGNWVKAAVAGLFANWLGVFSSSFLFIAKYAFIAVILIYFLEFLPGFYPILFIGTTAIALIYFFIGGTVRLGYIDFNLALLDRRKNGIACLTGRMSDWWRVLCAKITLFFVLSLGYILFIIPGVVAKYSYAMVPYILEERKGFSTREAFRASKQIMKKHKWELFCLRLSFIGWDILGILTLGIGFIFINPYRYAAEAAFYNEISGRAEVYYGRKTNR is encoded by the coding sequence ATGAGACTGGGTTCAGGAACATATAAAGAAATTGCTTTAGATGCGCTAAAGGGAAACTGGGTGAAAGCAGCGGTGGCGGGATTATTTGCCAACTGGCTTGGCGTGTTTTCATCCTCATTCTTATTTATTGCAAAATACGCATTCATTGCAGTAATTCTGATTTATTTTCTCGAATTTCTTCCGGGGTTTTATCCGATTTTATTTATTGGAACAACAGCGATCGCACTGATCTACTTTTTTATTGGAGGGACTGTACGCCTTGGATATATTGATTTTAACCTGGCGTTACTGGATAGAAGAAAGAACGGGATTGCCTGCCTGACAGGAAGAATGTCAGACTGGTGGAGAGTTCTTTGTGCAAAGATTACATTATTTTTTGTTTTGTCACTGGGATATATTCTGTTTATTATACCAGGAGTTGTTGCGAAGTATTCGTATGCGATGGTGCCATATATTCTTGAAGAACGGAAGGGCTTTTCAACAAGAGAAGCATTTCGGGCATCAAAACAGATCATGAAGAAGCATAAATGGGAGCTTTTTTGTTTGCGATTAAGTTTTATTGGATGGGATATTCTTGGTATTTTAACATTAGGAATCGGTTTTATTTTTATTAATCCATATCGATATGCAGCAGAAGCAGCATTTTATAATGAGATATCTGGAAGAGCAGAAGTCTATTATGGTAGAAAAACGAACAGATAA
- a CDS encoding EutP/PduV family microcompartment system protein, with amino-acid sequence MRKIMFIGRSEAGKTTLSQAMKGKTITYHKTQYVNHYDVIIDTPGEYLQSKNLISALAVFTAEADVIGLLMDATEAFSLYSPNLTPVCNREVVGVVTKIDHWAAQPAQAAAWLELAGCKKIFYTSAYTGEGIADILSYLKEERDTLPWEEVKSKYDELGFGAGEDAKDQDRFHNI; translated from the coding sequence ATGAGAAAGATTATGTTTATTGGACGAAGTGAAGCGGGAAAGACTACTTTATCTCAGGCGATGAAGGGGAAGACGATCACCTACCATAAAACACAATATGTAAATCATTACGATGTTATTATTGACACACCAGGAGAATATCTCCAGTCAAAGAATCTGATTTCTGCTTTGGCAGTTTTTACAGCAGAAGCAGATGTAATCGGCCTTTTGATGGATGCTACGGAAGCTTTTTCTCTGTATTCACCGAATCTTACACCTGTCTGTAACAGAGAGGTTGTGGGGGTTGTTACAAAGATTGACCATTGGGCAGCACAGCCAGCACAGGCGGCAGCATGGCTGGAATTAGCAGGATGTAAGAAAATATTTTATACCAGTGCTTATACCGGTGAAGGAATTGCGGATATTCTTTCTTATTTAAAAGAAGAGAGAGATACTTTGCCATGGGAAGAAGTGAAGTCAAAGTATGACGAGCTTGGCTTTGGTGCTGGCGAAGATGCAAAAGATCAGGATCGATTTCATAATATCTGA
- a CDS encoding bifunctional homocysteine S-methyltransferase/methylenetetrahydrofolate reductase — translation MKNDGMDEMNIREYLENHKLLTDGAMGTYFDTVEKENYICSEEANITNPSLVRQIHKNYVKKGAQLLRSNTFLANRETLLSLQQNRAEQFQNVSLKELVTKGYRLAEEVAREAYSESYPVFPAADIGPILEEKESEETDILQQYYEICDSFLEAGANIFVLETFPDTEYVLKMAEYIRQICPEAFIIGQFSLTPTGYSRTGFHYKTILRDAVQSGLLDGAGLNCGIGAAHMKRFLEAYIEEYGVPEDMILTALPNCGYPQIVRGHVIYSDSVTYFGEKIKEVSELGVRVLGGCCGTTPEYIGEIYRTLFQAEHTLKVPTRIVWTDAAGRIQKRQEQLAHIKSAEGKNKTIKKEQVVNTFRRKLEKGELVCAVELDPPFDANDTKLVNGAKALLSTKADIITIADSPLARSRADASLMAAKIKMQTGMDVMPHLACRDKNRIAIRSGLLGSYVNEIRNYLFVTGDPVAREDREFTKSVFDFNSIRLMKFAQSMNQEIFADDMIFYGGALNQNGASPENIAGRMIKKIEAGCSYFLTQPVYDEEGIKRLAFLKERTGAKILIGIMPLVSRRNALFIKNEMPGIYVPDRVVEKYKENASREEYEEAAVEISKKIIEMGKEVGAGFYFMTPFNRVSLVKSILEYV, via the coding sequence ATGAAAAATGATGGGATGGATGAGATGAACATAAGAGAATATTTGGAAAATCATAAATTATTGACAGACGGAGCGATGGGGACATATTTTGATACGGTAGAGAAAGAGAATTATATCTGTTCTGAAGAAGCCAATATTACCAACCCGTCTTTGGTACGACAGATTCATAAAAATTATGTGAAAAAGGGTGCACAATTATTAAGAAGTAATACTTTTTTGGCAAACAGAGAAACTTTGTTGTCTTTACAGCAAAACAGAGCAGAACAGTTTCAAAATGTAAGTTTGAAAGAACTTGTGACAAAAGGTTATCGACTAGCAGAGGAAGTTGCGAGAGAAGCGTATTCTGAAAGTTATCCAGTATTTCCAGCAGCGGATATTGGACCTATTTTAGAAGAAAAAGAGAGTGAAGAGACAGATATCCTACAGCAATATTATGAAATATGTGACAGCTTTCTAGAAGCAGGTGCCAATATTTTTGTGCTGGAAACTTTTCCTGATACGGAATATGTCTTAAAAATGGCAGAATATATCCGGCAAATTTGTCCGGAAGCTTTTATTATCGGACAGTTTTCATTGACACCAACAGGTTATAGCCGGACAGGTTTTCACTATAAAACGATTTTACGAGATGCCGTACAAAGTGGACTTCTTGATGGTGCAGGCTTAAACTGTGGTATTGGCGCAGCACATATGAAGAGATTTTTAGAGGCCTATATTGAAGAATACGGAGTGCCGGAAGATATGATTCTTACTGCGCTTCCAAACTGTGGATATCCCCAGATTGTAAGAGGACATGTGATATACTCAGATAGTGTTACTTATTTTGGTGAGAAGATTAAAGAAGTTTCGGAATTAGGTGTTCGTGTTCTGGGAGGATGTTGCGGTACAACCCCGGAATATATCGGGGAAATATACCGAACTCTTTTTCAGGCCGAACATACTTTGAAAGTTCCGACAAGAATCGTGTGGACAGATGCAGCAGGGAGAATACAGAAACGACAAGAACAGCTGGCGCATATAAAAAGTGCAGAAGGAAAGAATAAGACGATAAAAAAAGAACAGGTAGTAAATACATTTCGCCGGAAACTGGAGAAAGGGGAACTTGTCTGTGCAGTTGAACTCGATCCCCCGTTTGATGCGAATGATACAAAGTTAGTAAATGGTGCGAAGGCACTTCTTTCTACGAAGGCAGATATTATTACAATTGCGGATTCGCCGCTGGCTCGTTCAAGAGCAGATGCTTCTTTGATGGCAGCAAAAATAAAAATGCAGACAGGAATGGATGTGATGCCGCATCTTGCCTGTCGTGATAAAAATCGTATTGCGATTCGAAGTGGATTACTTGGAAGTTATGTAAATGAAATTCGTAATTATCTGTTTGTTACTGGTGATCCAGTGGCAAGAGAAGACCGGGAATTTACTAAAAGTGTCTTTGATTTTAATTCTATCCGTTTAATGAAGTTTGCACAGAGTATGAACCAGGAAATATTTGCAGATGATATGATTTTTTATGGCGGGGCTTTAAATCAAAATGGAGCAAGTCCGGAAAATATTGCAGGAAGAATGATAAAAAAAATAGAAGCAGGATGTAGTTATTTTCTTACGCAGCCGGTTTATGACGAGGAGGGTATAAAACGCCTTGCATTCTTAAAAGAAAGAACAGGAGCGAAGATTTTAATAGGGATTATGCCTCTTGTCAGCAGAAGAAACGCATTATTTATTAAAAATGAGATGCCGGGAATTTATGTGCCGGATCGTGTGGTAGAAAAATATAAAGAAAATGCATCAAGAGAAGAATATGAGGAAGCTGCTGTTGAAATTTCAAAGAAAATCATTGAAATGGGAAAAGAGGTAGGTGCTGGATTTTACTTTATGACACCATTTAACAGAGTTTCATTAGTGAAGTCTATATTGGAATATGTATAA